From a single Pseudomonas triticicola genomic region:
- the purC gene encoding phosphoribosylaminoimidazolesuccinocarboxamide synthase has translation MEKREELYRGKAKSVYKTDDADRLILLFRNDTSAFDGKRIEQLDRKGMVNNKFNAFIMQKLEAAGVPTQFDKLLGDNECLVKKLDMIPVECVVRNYAAGSLVKRLGVEEGMKLNPYTFELFLKDDAKGDPFINESHVVAFGWGTAEQLARMKELSLKVNEVLSKLFDDAGLLLVDFKLEFGVFSDGSIVLGDEFSPDGCRLWDKDTKKKMDKDRFRQGLGDVIEAYEEVAARLGVPL, from the coding sequence ATGGAAAAACGTGAAGAACTCTACCGCGGCAAAGCCAAATCGGTTTACAAGACCGACGACGCTGACCGCTTGATCCTGCTGTTTCGCAACGACACTTCGGCGTTCGACGGCAAGCGCATCGAACAGCTCGATCGCAAAGGTATGGTGAACAACAAGTTCAACGCCTTCATCATGCAGAAGCTCGAAGCGGCCGGCGTGCCGACCCAGTTCGACAAACTGCTGGGCGACAACGAGTGCCTGGTGAAGAAGCTCGACATGATCCCGGTCGAATGCGTCGTGCGTAACTACGCCGCCGGCAGCCTGGTCAAGCGTCTCGGCGTCGAAGAGGGCATGAAGCTCAACCCGTACACCTTCGAACTGTTCTTGAAGGACGACGCCAAGGGCGACCCGTTCATCAACGAATCCCACGTTGTGGCATTCGGTTGGGGCACCGCCGAGCAACTGGCGCGCATGAAGGAACTGTCGCTCAAGGTCAACGAAGTCCTGAGCAAACTGTTCGACGACGCCGGCCTGCTGCTGGTCGACTTCAAGCTTGAATTCGGCGTGTTCAGCGACGGCTCCATCGTCCTCGGCGACGAGTTCAGCCCGGACGGCTGCCGTCTGTGGGACAAGGACACCAAGAAGAAGATGGACAAGGACCGCTTCCGCCAAGGCCTCGGTGACGTCATCGAAGCCTACGAAGAAGTCGCCGCTCGTCTGGGCGTACCGCTTTAA
- a CDS encoding MBL fold metallo-hydrolase, with translation MRFAVLGSGSQGNGTLIASADTYVLVDCGFSLRETERRLLRLGVHPAQLSAILVTHEHADHVHGVGLLSRRYNLPVYLSRGTLRGMRKPLEPAGFLAGGEQLQIGALNVGVIAVAHDAQEPTQYVFSDQEQRRFGLLTDLGSFCERVLDGYRDLDALMIESNHCRDMLARGHYPYFLKQRVGGERGHLNNHQAAFLVAELGWQGLQHLVLAHLSSKNNLPQLARQCFVDTLGCDPDWLQLADQDSGLDWRHIV, from the coding sequence ATGCGTTTTGCCGTTCTCGGCAGCGGTAGCCAAGGGAACGGCACGCTGATCGCCAGTGCTGATACGTACGTGCTGGTGGATTGTGGTTTTTCCCTGCGGGAAACCGAAAGACGTCTGTTGCGCCTGGGTGTTCACCCGGCGCAACTGAGCGCGATACTCGTGACCCACGAACATGCCGACCACGTGCATGGCGTGGGTTTACTGTCTCGGCGCTACAATCTGCCGGTCTACCTCAGTCGTGGCACGCTGCGCGGGATGCGCAAACCGCTTGAACCGGCAGGCTTTCTGGCCGGCGGCGAGCAGCTGCAGATCGGCGCACTGAACGTCGGGGTCATTGCCGTGGCCCACGACGCGCAGGAGCCGACCCAGTACGTTTTCAGCGATCAGGAACAGCGGCGCTTCGGCCTGCTGACCGACCTGGGGTCGTTCTGCGAGCGGGTGCTGGATGGCTATCGGGACCTCGATGCATTGATGATCGAGTCGAACCATTGCCGCGACATGCTGGCCCGTGGTCACTACCCGTACTTTCTCAAGCAACGGGTAGGCGGCGAACGCGGACATCTGAACAACCATCAGGCGGCATTCCTGGTGGCCGAGTTGGGCTGGCAGGGTTTGCAACACCTGGTCCTGGCCCATCTGAGCAGCAAGAACAACCTGCCGCAGCTGGCCCGGCAATGTTTTGTCGATACTCTCGGGTGCGACCCGGACTGGCTGCAACTGGCCGATCAAGATTCAGGGCTCGACTGGCGCCACATCGTCTAG
- the bamC gene encoding outer membrane protein assembly factor BamC, with protein MKRMAGLSALALIISSTSGCGWVWGPEGYFRDRGSDYLQAQQTAPMQLPPEVSTAKRLDPLLPIPRNVADDTATGEYVVPRPQPLSAVADATDYSLQKSGDSRWVVAQHPPAEVWPVALQFFQDNGFRLDEQRPQTGEFTTTWQHSDELSASMAKRLSAAGIASDSETRVRVRIEPGVQRNTSEIYVVSAERPAGSTADVAFTNRSVNTGLDAALVDDMLASMSRTSEKGGSVSMLASRDFDAPSRVSLNEDGSGNPVLNVGTDLDRAWSSVGRALEQGEWRVEDINRSLGLYYINLAEKAEKKDDKPGFFSSLFGSAPSKEEVEARAERYQVRLSKVGENIQVTVEKNINTVAPADVARKVLSVIQDNLG; from the coding sequence ATGAAGCGAATGGCCGGACTTTCCGCACTTGCCTTGATTATCTCCAGCACCAGTGGCTGCGGATGGGTCTGGGGGCCGGAAGGTTATTTCCGCGACCGTGGAAGCGATTACCTGCAAGCGCAACAGACTGCACCGATGCAATTGCCACCGGAGGTGAGCACTGCCAAACGTCTCGATCCGCTGTTGCCGATCCCGCGCAACGTGGCCGATGACACCGCGACGGGCGAGTACGTTGTGCCGCGTCCTCAGCCGCTTTCGGCGGTTGCCGACGCAACTGATTACTCGCTGCAGAAGAGCGGTGATTCGCGTTGGGTCGTGGCCCAGCACCCTCCGGCCGAAGTCTGGCCAGTGGCGCTGCAGTTCTTCCAGGACAACGGTTTCCGTCTGGATGAACAGCGTCCGCAGACCGGTGAGTTCACCACCACCTGGCAGCACTCCGACGAGCTGTCCGCTTCGATGGCCAAGCGCCTGAGTGCGGCCGGTATCGCCAGCGACAGCGAAACCCGCGTGCGCGTGCGCATCGAGCCGGGCGTGCAGCGCAACACCAGTGAAATCTACGTAGTCAGCGCCGAGCGTCCTGCCGGCAGCACGGCCGACGTGGCTTTCACCAACCGTTCGGTCAACACTGGCCTGGACGCTGCGCTGGTCGACGACATGCTCGCGAGCATGAGCCGCACGTCCGAGAAGGGCGGTTCGGTGTCGATGCTGGCCTCGCGTGATTTCGATGCGCCGAGCCGTGTCAGCCTGAACGAAGACGGCAGCGGCAACCCGGTATTGAACGTCGGTACCGATCTGGACCGCGCCTGGTCGAGCGTCGGCCGTGCGCTGGAACAGGGCGAATGGCGCGTTGAAGACATCAACCGCAGTCTGGGCCTGTACTACATCAACCTGGCCGAAAAAGCCGAGAAGAAAGACGACAAGCCTGGCTTCTTCAGCAGCCTGTTCGGCAGTGCGCCGAGCAAGGAAGAAGTCGAAGCCCGCGCCGAGCGTTATCAGGTTCGCCTGAGCAAGGTGGGCGAGAACATCCAGGTTACCGTCGAAAAGAACATCAACACCGTCGCGCCGGCCGATGTCGCGCGTAAAGTGTTGAGCGTGATTCAGGACAACCTGGGCTGA